The genomic segment CTCACCTCATTCACTTACATGTGTGTCTGGGTGATGCGGCTCCAGTTATGAGTGGTTTGTCCCTATTACCTGGATTAAGACTGGTGCAGCTAAAGATCAGTACTGGCTTCTTACTAAAGAAGGTAAGATTTACTGTGTTTCGGGTCACTGCAGTTTGGCaaagataaattaaaatgattaactcgtttttaatcttcacccaaacagCAACAAACGCAGACATGACGACTGGTGATGGTGATTGGTTGATAGCCAACATAGACATGAAGGGCTTTTATAGAGTAAATTATGATTCTGAAAACTGGGACCGTATCCTCACCAAGCTGAGCACCCAACATCAGGTATAACACCTAGAATACCTCTGCGTTATCTCTTAATAGCTACGATTGCCTCCAGACTAATTTTTTAATGCGCCTTTTAGGATATTCCAGTGATCAACCGTGCTCAGATTATTGACGATGCATTTAACCTGGCAAGGTGAGGCcatgctttttttattttatttttagcagtacTGCTAAATACTGAAGTAAACAGCTGAACAGCTGTATTGGTTATTTTTAGGGCGAAGATAGTCAGCACAACTCTGGCTCTGAGCACTACGAGGTTCCTCAACACGGAATTGGAGTACATGCCCTGGCAGACTGCCACTCGCAACTTGGACTACTTCGTCCTCATGTTTGACCGAAGTGAAGTGTACGGACCCATGCAGGTTTGTAGGAAACCTTTAAGGCTCATCATCATCAGTACATCATCAATAAATTAATCCAAACAAGTTTTTGGAACAATGATGATTTGAGATTAATCGTTTAAGTTAATCATAGAAGTAGAAGAGTCAGTGGAAATCAAATGTAGATCATTTTTTCTGAACAGTAAACAAACTGTTTCATCTTCATTCCTCAgggttacataaataaaaaggtCACCCCTCTATTTAAACACTTCGAAGAACTCACTGCCAACTGGACAAAGATCCCTGAAAAGCACACCGACCAGTAAGGATGTTAACCTGCTCCCTGTCTTTTTCACTCTTTTGAACATGTTATAAATGCCATGAATGACAATTACATTGTAGGCTAGGTAAACTTTATTATCCCAGTTGCAAAAACCTGCAGTTTCCAAAGAATGTGCCATCAATGTCATGTAAGACACAGAATCCTCCCAATCAGTACTTCACATATCTCTTGAAAGTGTTCACAACAATTTTTGATCAAGTCTGCACATAATTCTTCCCTTTCTCTCCCACCACTGCATTTCTATGAGCTAACCTAATCTTATTATCTTATCATCAAgctggctttgtgtgtgtgtgtgtgtgtgtgtgtgtgtgtgtgtgtgatgattgcCATCAGCTTATATTAGTGCTGCAATGATCTTTTTAGTGCTATCAGCTCAGAATTTTACTTGGTTACCCAAAAGGAAATCAAATCAGCTATACTTAACTTATATCGTTAATTAGCACATATTAGCATGACAATATAATAAACAATGTGATGTGAATGTGTTAAACACATTCTGCATATTGGCACTGCCAGATAGCATTTAGcttaaattcaattaaattcaaatcaattttatgtatatagcgccaaaacacaacaataacGGTCCCctaaaggcactttatattgtaaggtagacccaacaataatacaACAGAAAAAAGCCCAGCAGTCGTATGACCCCTCGCCCCCACCCATGATCAAatgctttggcaacagtgggaaggaaaaactcccttttaacaggaagaaacctgcagtAGAACTAGGCTcaggccatctgccgcgaccagttcgggtgaggggaggaagacaggacaaaagagatgctgtggaagagagcaagAGGTCAATAATAACTAGTGATTAAATGCACAGAGGTGTATAAACTTATAGTGAGTGGAAAAGGAGACTGAAGTAAGTGCTTATCTGCAGAGTATGTCTGCTAGTGTGGCTACAAACTCACATTGTCTCTGCTGCTGAAAGCTAGCTGATTAGCATGATCTTGACAACTCCTACTCCTCCTGGTGTCTGAACACTGGTTGGTGGTCCCTGAATTCTCTTTTGCCACATAGCAAGGCTAACATCCACTCAAAGTGTGAAATCTGCAGCACTACACACTCCATTATGAGTACACTAGTACTTTTGGGTACTCGCAGAGCCCTGAATGCAGCCAGACTTAAACACTTTGCATGCTACACACTTCTAGCATTCATAAATGTGAAATGCAATTTGAGCCATGTGTCTTTGGCTATGCCTTGTCTTAATGGATAGCGTCATTAATGTTTGCATTCTCCTGACTCGCTTACATCCAGGTACAATCAGGTGAATGCACTCTCCTGGGGCTGCAGCACAGGAGTGGATGGTTGTAAGGAACTGACAACTGCGTGGTTTAAAGAGTGGATGGACAACCCTGATAATAACAAGTACGTTAAACAACAATTATTACTTATATTCATTCCCTTTGCTTCTTGTATAACCTTATATTCTTACTTCATATGTTTGCCAAAACTTCACTATAGGTATTTACCACCATAATTTAACTTTTATTAGATATACTTTTCCCAAACATTTTTGCTCTGATCTGACATTCTGTTTTGGGCAGTGATTGTCATCACCTTTTTTCCTGTCTTGTTCAAACCATCCAGGATTAGCCCCAACTTGAGGACCACGGTGTACTGCAGTGCAATTGCAGAGGGAGGAGCGGTGGAGTGGGACTTTGCCTGGAAAATGTATAAGAGTGCTACCATAGCCTCGGAGGCTGAAAAACTTTTGTATGCTCTGTCCTGCACCAAACAGCCCTGGCTGCTGAACAGGTCAGTTGCAATAGTAGCTGGGTAACGCTCTGCCCTTTCATTTGGTACTTCTTAggtaattttacattttacagacTGCTCTGAGTGACTTTTACAACACCTTTGATGATGCATTTTGTCTTTCAGCCTCACTGTAATTGTGTTTTATCAGAATCAGAGtcagaatattttattaatccctaTTATTATGTAAATTATCTTTTAGGTATCTGGAATACTGTCTGGACCCAACGATGATCCGTAAGCAGGATGCCACCTTTACCATCAATTACATTGCTGGTAATCCAATTGGACAGCCCCTGGCTTGGGACTTTATTAGAGCCAACTGGGCTCACATTTTCAATGAGTGAGTTTTCgctttatttaataataataataatgtatactttattaattCCCTGTAGGGAAATTACTCTCTGcgtttaacccattcactcagtgaagcagtgggcagccaccaatccagcgcccggggagcagtgtgtagggacggtaccttgctcaggggtacctcagggtagccttTCAGTAGATTTGACCCCCCGACCTTCCATTAATGGGGCGACCACTTtgcctactgagctatccctgcttTACATAGCATAGCCAGTTTCCCACGTGCATTGCATCCCTAAACTTTTCCAGGACTTGCCTGACAAAGGACCATGTGAAAATGCTTTAATTGTAGTTGCACTAGTTTCTAGTAGTGCAAATGCATATGACATTTCATGTGATACGGACAATATTAGGcaacacaaattaaaaaatggatATTTCCTTGATTCTGGAGGCATGTTTGGATGAAAGTGCAGAGCGAAAGAGCTGTTGTCATACATAGTTGTTTGCATACTGataaaatgttttccttttcttcagCTATGGTGGCGGATCAATGTCATTTGGAAGACTTATTAGTGGAGTGACCAAACGTTTCTCCTCTGAGTTTGAGTATAAGCAggtacattttcttttcacctCCATATTTTGAGATGAAATTAAATAGTTGCTAACATTGCTACAATTACAGCAAATTAGTATCAGTTTTAAATGTCagttattttcacatttttcctctatagctgctgcagtttaaagaagaCAACATAAACCAACTTGGCTCAGCTGCCTCATCTTTTGAGCAGGCGCTTGAGAGAACCAAGGCCAACATGGACTGGGTGGCTCTGAATAAGGAACTAGTGTTTGACTGGTTCACCAGTGAAATCTCAGGGACAGTTTGATAACTGAAACacagttttcactttttaaatgtaGAAATTGTTCAAATCTTTAACTTTGCTGAAAGCAAATGTATTTTTGaaatatgtatattttaaatataatggagattttttttaattgtaaatttttgataaaaaaaaaaggctttttaagaataaaaaatgatttgattCATTCTCTTGGTTTTTGTATGTGTTGGCACGTTAACTTTTAATATGTTATAAGGTTAGCTTGTCGTCCCCATTTTTGAATGTTAGGCGGATGTACAATAAGTACATAGAAAAAACGTTTTGAAGTCTTAATTTGTTACTTTTTGTAACTCTGAGGGTAGATAAAAGACTCAGTTTGTCTGCAAAATGCCACACTGGAAATAAATGTTTGAAAAGTTTTGGTTGTTCTTCACTCCAGACATCTGGACAGCATCATAGATCACACTGTGAAGCATCAATTCACATGTGGGACGGGGCAAAATTTGGGtcatgtataaataaagcatcCCAGTGAGACACGCTCAGTCTATTTAACAATCAAGTCTGAAATTATATCAGACCCAAacattaatttatttgtttattttttttatttaaaggatCTCAGCCATCAAGTCATGTTTACACAGGATGTTAAAAGGTGCTGATTGACTGGTTCTAGTTCAGCTGTCACTTCTCTCAGTGGGGGTCTTTCCTTAAAGACTTTAGAGGTGATGTGCTCCTTGTTTAGCACCTCATTGTCCTGcagctgcagtgtttgtttagGAAGGAAGTGGCGGACAAGATACAAGTCTGCATCATTCATGATGCCAAAAGTAAATTCACCAAGAAGCCAAGAAGCAAGGATTAATTTGATAAATAATGTTTATTCTGACCACAATATGAAAGTTCAATAAATACAAAGAtctatatacaaaaataaaaagttagaatacatattttgttaaaaataacaaaaaacagaagtttTATGCATAAATCTTGTCATTGTTGCAATGAAAAGGGTTCAGTGGACTGATCATCACATCTCTCAGCACAGTCCAAAGAGAAGGCGACATTTTGGTTTTGCTGCTGTAGCATCCAGTACTGCTCGCTATTCAAGCAAATTCCACCTGGAACCTGACAACAGAAGACAGTTTTTTATTAGAAACTCATTTAGCTTTAAAATGTTGGAGAACATTTTGGAATGTAATCAAAAATTGTGCTGCAAATCtttatagaaaatattttttcaattaATATATGTTATGTTTATTGTAATAACATACCTGATATGAATTCTGCAGAAAGGGCTGCTGGGCTTTGCTCATGGTGTTACAGCTTGGCTCTTCGGCACTATAGCTGGCTGCTGGCTGACCCAGGAAATTGTTGAAGGTTTGGGTATGCTCCATTGAGTTTGAGGATTTCTTCTGCTCCAGCACTTCCTCGCTGAGGCCCAGTTGGGCTGACAGGAAAGAGATGTAGCGAATGGTGAGGCGCAGAGTCTCAATCTTGGTCAGAGTCTGGCCGGCTGGTGCCACTGAATGTGGGAGGTATGATCTGAGGTGATGCAGAGCCTTGGTCAAATCCCTCATCCTCAGCTTCTCCCTCTCACTGGCAGTCTGGCGCTTCTTACCGGGATACCTGGATCTGGACTTCTTTGTTGCAGAAGAGGATTTGGAGCTGAGTGGAGTCTGGTGAGTGAGATGAGGTGCTGCAGGGGTATTAAAGATTAAGCAGTCCAAGGGATCTTGTTCACTTCCAAATGTTAGGAGGGAAGTAGGGGAGAAGCAGAAGGAGTCCACAGAGGAAGTAGGAGACAGGCTGTTGCCAGTGCTACTGTAACCAGCGTCTGAGGCAGGATCAGAAGCCAGAGATTTTTCTAACAGAGATTCGCAGTCAAAGAGGAAAGAGTTCTCCTGGAgtgggagaggagaaaagtagGATACCTCCATTGTGGCTGCTGTAGGGTCTTCTTTGAGAAGTCAGCTGTTAGTATGTTGCTGGTAAGGCAGGCAGAGGATACTGAGGAGGTACATGGAGGCTGCTCCATATATGTGGTGGGAGGTGTGAGGTTGCACTTCTGACAGCCACCTCTGGTCCTGAGAAACTCTGGGACCACAGATGACACCTAGGCTAGGGGGTCCCATGGGAATCTGGCATGCTTCAGCACAAGGTGTAATCTGGCAGCTTGCGTGGTCATTATAAACTATACAGGTTCACACTATATGCTCCCACAGCCTGGGAACATGACCCTGGCACGACTGGGGTTGTACCTGGGCCACAAGTTCTTCTATAAACATTTTGCTCTTACTATTTTTTACTTACTATACTGCTGAGTGACTGTCTGCTGCTcgtcaaatacatttcattgcaatgttgaccctgtgctaacttgcatatgacaaataaaaactgaaactgaaactgaaacaaatgtgTATGTTACCAAAAACGCTTCTCAGTTTCTCCGCAAAAGGATAAATGTTCactcgcagcatttctgcttcATGGATGCTCACTGAATGACCATTCAAAATATGAtcctacttaaaaaaaatgctgatgaTGTAGCTGTTGTGTGTATTACTGACTGTTTTTTAGTTCTGGCATGTGGTAACAGAGTTCAGGCTGGAAGAAGTGTGTCTGGGCAGCTGTGAGGTGTGAGGATTTTGCACCTTGAGCTGTTTGGACAGCAGTAGTCCTCACTGCTTCTGGAAGGTAAAACTGTGGATCATCAAGAACTACTCCCAAGACAATAAAATTGTGGATAtttttgttgatattttttCATGCTGCTGTGCAGTATATATCTGAACTTCATCTTAAATTATGCTCAATAACACCTATAATTACAAACATATAATATTCACACAATCACATCCCTTCACTAATTGCCCATCAGTGggttttgttttcactcatgAACCATGGATCTGAGTCCTGAGCAGTGTTCCCACAAACCAGCGCGTCACATTTGTCTCCTTTTCTGCAGCAGAGGTGAAACCTGTGTCTAGGAAGTGTGAACCCGCATCCACCAACACACTTCCCCAAGAAAAACAGCCACCTTAattcaaagaaaacattttatttttttacatttacatttgaatgtttttggttttgtacaTATTTCTGATGTTGCCTATTGAATAATGTGTTCAAGAGCTTGGTCAACTTTGGTTATTTTGAAACttgattagatttttttttaattaaatctttttttcaagCTTGAAAGGGTTTTAGGTGACATTAAACTAGTCACTTAAACGTTGCAGTCTTTTGTGCTTAAGAAGGTTCCTAATGAGGGAACAATAAAGTATCAAAGTGGCAGCCACAATATGAGTTGGACATCTGATCTTAGAtgaacagaagaaagaagaagaaagcgaATAATGCCATCCCACAATCCAAAGCAAGACACCATCACAACATCACTGGCAAGAGATGTAGTGTTTCACATAAATTACTGTTGTGTTTTCCAACTTATTTTATCATTCGCTGAAGTGTGGATATATTTTGAACTTCCAGCAGCTGAGTAAACTATGAATGCTACATTAATGTGATCAGATCTGCTTAGAAATAAAGTTTCTGAGCTATATTGAAATGATCAAAGAGACATTAAAGTCCACAGCTGGAAGAAGGAATAAGTCCgagagaggtgaaaattctgtgACACTGTAACAACTGGTTCGTTCTATTTTGTGACCACTGTTATATATTTCTGATTTCTCTGGctaatttttttcctccttcaccCACACAATAATACAGACAGGTGCATAATAAATTAGTGCCAAAATTATGTTTACATgccctctgttttcttttctttgtagaACAACTGTACAACTGTACTTTAGTTGTAGCAAAACTATGCTGACAGGCTGTTCAGTTCAGTTATTAACATGATAAAACAATGatctttacatttacagtttGTAGTTTTGTGTTATGAATCCCATCCTGTCCTTATTGTTGTCCAAATGACAAAGACAAGACAAAAACACTTTGTTCGTAACGACAACATTCAAAAGTGGGGAAGCACTACAGGGCGGCACAAGTAAAACTGCATACAGAGTCTGTAAAAACACATCGTTACCAGCAAATGCACATGTGAAGATAACGTTGGCACAGTTGCAACCTTAAATTTAAGATGTACCTTTTGCAGTTCACCCTCAGAACACTGTAATTTCATTACATCACGTTACATAAAGCagtaattttctgttgattgagGCTGACCTTTTTTCCTCATAAATTTTCCTTTGTTAATGAGGAAAAGACAATGGATATAATGTAAGCAACTAAAGCCTacagtgacctttgaccctgtgCCATAAGTCACCGTAAAAAACAACATTGcatttatatatgttttattattcatccatgtgtttctgttacatATTGAATGAACTACCAGCTGTTCCAGTGCTCTTGTTAcgtacaaattacttttttagcACAAGCAC from the Oreochromis niloticus isolate F11D_XX linkage group LG1, O_niloticus_UMD_NMBU, whole genome shotgun sequence genome contains:
- the LOC100696938 gene encoding mesoderm posterior protein 1-like, which gives rise to MEVSYFSPLPLQENSFLFDCESLLEKSLASDPASDAGYSSTGNSLSPTSSVDSFCFSPTSLLTFGSEQDPLDCLIFNTPAAPHLTHQTPLSSKSSSATKKSRSRYPGKKRQTASEREKLRMRDLTKALHHLRSYLPHSVAPAGQTLTKIETLRLTIRYISFLSAQLGLSEEVLEQKKSSNSMEHTQTFNNFLGQPAASYSAEEPSCNTMSKAQQPFLQNSYQVPGGICLNSEQYWMLQQQNQNVAFSLDCAERCDDQSTEPFSLQQ